A genomic region of Desulfosarcina ovata subsp. ovata contains the following coding sequences:
- a CDS encoding response regulator: protein MRILLIDDEPIALTKLGIMLAKVGTCDKATSGIDATEHFVKAIAENQPYDLVAIDIELPDITGLDLLNRFCQLEGQNSTPPAKKIMVTAHSKVDYVVKAREQCDAFLVKPIRRETLLAKVAELFS from the coding sequence ATGCGCATTCTTCTGATTGACGATGAGCCCATTGCCTTGACCAAGCTGGGGATCATGCTGGCCAAGGTGGGAACGTGTGACAAGGCGACCAGCGGCATCGATGCGACCGAACACTTCGTCAAGGCGATCGCTGAGAACCAGCCCTATGACCTGGTTGCCATTGATATCGAGCTACCGGATATTACCGGCCTTGACCTGCTCAACCGGTTTTGCCAGCTGGAGGGGCAAAACAGCACGCCGCCGGCCAAAAAGATCATGGTCACCGCACACAGCAAGGTGGACTATGTGGTCAAGGCCCGCGAGCAGTGCGACGCTTTTCTTGTCAAACCGATCCGCCGGGAGACGCTCCTGGCAAAGGTTGCCGAACTGTTTTCCTGA
- a CDS encoding ABC transporter permease codes for MGNLIGVLGRSTIHSLNRLMDLCALTYRLLAISIQLPHIGRVLIKRVMVEQVYFTAVQALPVIIPVALIIGSLMIVQFSQLSGQVDLGKLVVLLMLREIGPMITAIVVILRSATAVTIETSYMRVLNEIDTLEMAGIDPMHTVCLPRLMGITSAVVSLVLVFDLTAIIGGYAVVRGVTRLPVEGFIQQIAKGVEGTDIVVGLLKGFFFGITITVTCLYHGLARKSQITQVPVATSRAAMDCFFYCLVINIFVSFIFYV; via the coding sequence ATGGGAAACCTGATTGGCGTACTGGGCAGAAGCACCATTCATTCCCTCAACCGTCTGATGGATCTGTGTGCGTTGACCTACCGTCTGCTGGCGATTTCCATCCAATTACCCCATATCGGACGGGTGCTGATCAAGCGGGTAATGGTAGAGCAGGTTTACTTTACCGCGGTTCAGGCCTTGCCGGTGATCATCCCCGTCGCACTGATCATCGGCAGCCTGATGATCGTCCAGTTTTCGCAGCTGTCCGGCCAGGTGGACCTGGGAAAGCTGGTGGTTCTGCTAATGCTGCGGGAGATTGGCCCGATGATCACCGCGATCGTCGTGATTTTGCGTTCGGCCACGGCCGTGACCATCGAAACGTCCTATATGCGGGTTTTAAATGAGATCGACACTCTGGAGATGGCCGGAATCGATCCCATGCATACGGTCTGCCTGCCCCGGTTGATGGGCATTACGTCCGCTGTTGTCAGTCTTGTGCTGGTGTTTGACCTGACGGCGATCATTGGTGGGTATGCCGTTGTCAGGGGCGTCACCCGTCTGCCGGTGGAGGGCTTTATTCAGCAGATTGCCAAGGGGGTTGAGGGTACGGATATTGTTGTGGGCCTGCTGAAAGGTTTTTTTTTCGGCATCACCATCACGGTCACCTGCCTTTACCACGGACTTGCCCGCAAAAGCCAGATCACCCAGGTCCCGGTAGCCACTTCCCGGGCTGCCATGGACTGCTTTTTTTACTGCCTGGTGATCAATATTTTCGTCTCTTTTATATTTTATGTGTAG
- a CDS encoding ATP-binding cassette domain-containing protein yields the protein MSSLPIVEITDLVVLPPGTSRRYASPRFAVEPGAVMAVVCDQPVDAGPFLRMLATLDRPVQGAIRFDGRPLDLDDYRQCLPVKRRIGYVAADAAMISNLTLRENLLLSRFYFENNLAIELDETVDVLCRDAGLGSKLDQRPAALSDAELLKAITIREMAKAPLLMLVHRPENFIAIADRDAIFNALKNMVQSGTAVVFFSQNPGMIDLATSQLTLSGGEIHLQSV from the coding sequence ATGAGCTCTTTACCCATCGTTGAGATCACCGATCTGGTGGTTCTTCCACCCGGCACTTCACGGCGCTATGCGAGCCCCCGGTTTGCCGTGGAGCCCGGGGCGGTCATGGCCGTGGTGTGTGATCAGCCGGTGGACGCGGGACCGTTTTTGCGGATGCTGGCCACATTGGACCGTCCGGTACAGGGGGCCATCCGGTTCGACGGCCGTCCGCTGGATCTGGATGACTACCGTCAGTGCCTGCCGGTAAAGCGGCGGATCGGTTACGTGGCCGCGGACGCCGCCATGATCAGTAATCTGACCCTGCGGGAGAACCTGCTTTTATCGCGGTTTTACTTCGAAAACAACCTGGCCATCGAGCTTGACGAAACTGTGGACGTTCTGTGCCGTGATGCCGGTCTGGGATCAAAACTCGACCAGCGCCCGGCGGCGCTCAGTGACGCGGAACTGCTCAAGGCCATTACGATCCGGGAGATGGCCAAAGCGCCCCTGCTGATGCTGGTGCATCGGCCGGAAAATTTTATCGCGATTGCGGATAGGGACGCCATTTTTAACGCCCTCAAAAATATGGTCCAGTCGGGAACTGCCGTGGTATTTTTTTCGCAGAATCCCGGTATGATCGATCTTGCCACGTCACAGCTGACGTTGTCGGGCGGCGAGATCCACTTGCAATCCGTCTGA
- the ahcY gene encoding adenosylhomocysteinase → MTQADPVVAIDGPLAYDPSLPYKIADPALADFGDKEMQLSENEMPGLMAVREKYGSRQPLKGMKVTGSLHMTIQTAMLIDTLKQLGADIRWASCNIFSTQDHAAAAVARKGSAAVFAWKGESLAEYWWCTEQALVWPDGSGPDLIVDDGGDATMFIHQGVAVENNPALLEEAYDSADMQLLMARLKTSYQKDPGFWTRIAKTVRGVSEETTTGVHRLYQLAQKGELLFSAFNVNDSVTKSKFDNLYGCRESLADGIKRATDVMMAGKVVVVCGYGDVGKGCAHSMRGYGARVLVTEVDPICALQAAMEGFEVTTMADALAEGDIFVTATGCYQVITGAHMELMKNEAIVCNIGHFDNEIEMSYLENNPACKKTPIKPQVDKWTLESGRTIIVLAEGRLVNLGCATGHPSFVMSNSFTNQCLAQIELASGEYEKNVYTLPKKLDEEVARLHLARLGVKLTTLTPVQAEYLGVSVDGPFKPEHYRY, encoded by the coding sequence ATGACACAAGCCGATCCTGTCGTGGCGATCGATGGCCCGCTGGCCTACGATCCGTCATTGCCATATAAGATTGCCGATCCTGCCCTTGCCGATTTCGGTGACAAGGAGATGCAACTGTCGGAAAATGAAATGCCCGGTCTCATGGCCGTACGTGAAAAATACGGTTCACGGCAGCCGCTGAAGGGAATGAAGGTTACCGGCAGTCTGCACATGACCATTCAGACCGCCATGCTCATCGACACCCTCAAACAGCTCGGGGCCGATATTCGCTGGGCATCGTGCAATATTTTTTCGACCCAGGACCATGCTGCCGCCGCCGTCGCCCGGAAAGGCTCGGCAGCGGTCTTTGCCTGGAAGGGGGAGAGCCTGGCCGAGTACTGGTGGTGTACGGAGCAGGCCCTGGTGTGGCCCGATGGCAGCGGACCGGACCTGATCGTGGATGACGGTGGCGACGCCACCATGTTTATCCACCAGGGCGTGGCGGTCGAAAACAATCCCGCTCTGTTGGAAGAAGCCTACGACTCCGCCGACATGCAGCTTCTGATGGCCCGACTGAAGACCAGTTACCAGAAGGACCCCGGGTTCTGGACGCGTATCGCCAAAACCGTGCGCGGCGTCTCCGAAGAAACCACCACCGGGGTGCACCGGCTTTACCAGTTGGCCCAGAAGGGTGAACTGCTCTTTTCGGCCTTCAACGTCAATGATTCGGTGACCAAATCCAAGTTCGATAACCTGTACGGCTGCCGGGAATCCCTGGCCGACGGCATCAAGCGGGCCACGGATGTGATGATGGCCGGCAAGGTGGTGGTGGTCTGCGGATACGGTGACGTGGGCAAAGGCTGTGCCCATTCCATGCGCGGTTATGGCGCGCGGGTGTTGGTAACGGAAGTGGATCCCATCTGCGCCCTGCAGGCCGCCATGGAGGGGTTTGAGGTGACCACCATGGCCGATGCCCTTGCCGAAGGCGATATTTTCGTTACTGCCACCGGTTGCTACCAGGTGATTACCGGCGCCCACATGGAGCTGATGAAAAACGAAGCCATCGTTTGCAACATCGGCCATTTCGATAATGAAATCGAGATGAGCTATCTGGAAAACAATCCGGCGTGCAAGAAAACTCCCATCAAACCCCAGGTAGACAAGTGGACGCTTGAATCCGGCCGCACGATCATTGTGCTTGCCGAAGGACGGCTGGTCAACCTGGGTTGTGCCACCGGCCACCCCAGTTTCGTCATGAGCAACAGCTTTACCAACCAGTGCCTGGCTCAGATCGAGTTAGCCTCGGGGGAGTATGAGAAAAATGTCTACACCCTACCCAAGAAACTGGATGAAGAAGTGGCCCGGCTGCATCTGGCCCGCCTGGGCGTCAAGCTGACCACGCTGACTCCGGTCCAGGCCGAATATCTGGGGGTTTCGGTGGATGGACCGTTCAAGCCGGAGCACTACCGCTATTGA
- a CDS encoding TrpB-like pyridoxal phosphate-dependent enzyme, translated as MQPKSIVLTKNDIPRKWYNILADIKMNPPLGPDGNPISPDMLAPVFPMNLIEQEVSTERWIDIPEPVLDVLSIWRPAPLTRASAFEKALGTPAKIYFKNEGMSPPGSHKPNTAVPQAYYNKMFGIENITTETGAGQWGSALSFACAQYGLTCKVFMVRISFDQKPYRKAMMQTWGGECIASPSSETKAGRDALEKDPNTPGSLGIAISEAVEAAVGDTSGKTRYSLGSVLNHVMLHQSIIGLEAKKQFEIAGDYPDIVIGCAGGGSNFAGLAFPYVLDKINGRDIEIYPVEPKACPTMTRAPFAYDHGDTAGYTPLLPMHSLGHNFVPAPIHAGGLRYHGMAPTVSQLINEGLLAPKSVGQMDAYKAGILWARTEGFIPAPETTSAIAQVVVEAEKAKAEGKEKTIVFTFSGHGLLDLGAYEKYFAGELSDFTLEDAEIEESTEILKNYPKPQEMKSR; from the coding sequence ATGCAACCGAAAAGCATCGTTCTGACCAAAAATGACATTCCGCGCAAATGGTACAACATTCTGGCCGACATCAAAATGAATCCGCCCTTGGGACCGGACGGAAACCCCATTAGCCCCGACATGCTGGCACCGGTCTTTCCCATGAACCTGATCGAACAGGAGGTCAGCACCGAGCGCTGGATCGACATTCCGGAGCCGGTTCTGGACGTGCTTTCCATCTGGCGCCCGGCGCCGCTGACCCGGGCCAGCGCCTTTGAGAAGGCGCTGGGAACGCCAGCCAAAATTTACTTTAAAAATGAAGGCATGAGCCCGCCGGGCAGCCACAAGCCCAATACCGCCGTACCCCAGGCCTACTACAACAAGATGTTCGGGATCGAGAACATCACCACCGAAACCGGTGCCGGCCAGTGGGGCAGCGCCCTCTCTTTTGCCTGCGCCCAGTACGGATTGACCTGCAAGGTATTCATGGTGCGCATCAGCTTCGACCAGAAACCCTACCGCAAAGCCATGATGCAGACCTGGGGCGGTGAGTGCATTGCCTCGCCGAGCAGCGAAACCAAGGCCGGCCGCGACGCCTTGGAAAAAGATCCCAACACTCCGGGAAGCCTGGGGATTGCCATTTCCGAAGCTGTCGAGGCGGCGGTTGGCGATACCTCCGGCAAAACCCGATACTCCCTGGGCAGCGTCCTCAACCATGTCATGCTGCACCAAAGCATCATCGGGCTGGAAGCCAAAAAACAGTTCGAAATCGCCGGTGACTATCCGGACATCGTCATCGGTTGCGCCGGTGGGGGCAGCAACTTCGCCGGCCTGGCCTTCCCCTACGTGCTGGACAAGATCAACGGCCGCGATATCGAGATATACCCGGTGGAACCCAAGGCCTGCCCAACCATGACCCGGGCGCCGTTTGCCTATGATCACGGGGACACCGCCGGCTATACTCCGCTGCTGCCCATGCACAGCCTGGGGCACAACTTCGTACCCGCCCCCATCCACGCCGGCGGGCTGCGCTACCACGGCATGGCTCCCACCGTCAGCCAGTTGATTAATGAGGGGCTGCTCGCACCCAAATCGGTCGGTCAGATGGACGCTTACAAAGCCGGCATCCTGTGGGCACGCACCGAAGGCTTCATCCCGGCACCGGAAACCACCAGTGCCATCGCCCAGGTAGTGGTGGAAGCCGAGAAGGCCAAGGCGGAAGGAAAAGAGAAGACCATCGTGTTCACCTTCAGCGGCCATGGTCTGTTGGATCTTGGTGCCTACGAAAAATACTTTGCCGGGGAATTGTCCGATTTTACCCTGGAGGACGCCGAAATCGAGGAATCTACTGAGATTCTGAAAAATTACCCCAAACCGCAGGAAATGAAGAGCCGCTGA
- a CDS encoding ADP-ribosylglycohydrolase family protein, producing the protein MTDNQQAAVFGAFVADALSLGVHWVYNTGVIDKKFGRVERYYDPLTSYHKGKKAGDFTHYGDQMLVLLESVSETGRFEALHFSRTWRHFFEDYAGYFDKATKATLEKMNAGGDLTECGSDSDDLAGASRLAALLPAYPDDPEQFADAARDQTAITHANPLVIASADFFARTLAVVLSGKPPVAALEETLAARFADSPIARQITMGLESRERDTRETIAEFGQMCSVDAGLPGAVHLIARYPDDFKTAMVENVMAGGDSSARGSLAGMVLGAAHGMAAIPEAWISEMAAGQRIKALLTP; encoded by the coding sequence ATGACCGATAATCAACAGGCAGCCGTTTTCGGCGCGTTTGTGGCCGATGCCCTCTCACTGGGGGTCCACTGGGTTTACAACACCGGTGTAATCGATAAAAAATTTGGCCGTGTGGAACGCTATTACGACCCGCTGACTTCTTACCACAAAGGCAAAAAGGCCGGCGATTTCACCCATTATGGCGACCAGATGCTGGTTTTGCTCGAATCGGTATCGGAAACCGGCCGGTTCGAGGCCCTGCATTTTTCCCGTACCTGGCGCCATTTTTTTGAGGATTACGCCGGCTATTTCGACAAGGCCACCAAGGCCACCCTGGAAAAGATGAACGCCGGCGGAGACCTGACAGAGTGCGGCTCCGATTCGGACGACCTGGCCGGTGCATCGCGGCTGGCCGCCCTGCTGCCGGCCTACCCGGACGACCCAGAACAATTTGCGGATGCGGCCCGCGATCAAACCGCGATTACCCACGCCAACCCACTGGTGATCGCCAGTGCAGATTTTTTTGCTCGTACGCTTGCAGTCGTTCTGAGCGGAAAACCGCCTGTGGCGGCACTGGAAGAGACCCTTGCGGCCCGCTTTGCCGACAGCCCGATTGCCCGCCAAATCACCATGGGCCTTGAAAGCCGGGAGCGGGATACCCGCGAAACCATCGCCGAATTCGGCCAGATGTGCAGTGTTGACGCAGGCCTGCCCGGAGCGGTGCATCTCATTGCCCGTTACCCTGACGATTTTAAAACGGCCATGGTGGAAAATGTAATGGCTGGCGGAGATTCATCGGCACGCGGGAGCCTGGCGGGAATGGTGCTGGGCGCGGCCCATGGCATGGCTGCGATTCCCGAGGCGTGGATATCGGAAATGGCTGCCGGCCAGCGGATCAAGGCCCTGCTTACCCCATAG
- a CDS encoding hybrid sensor histidine kinase/response regulator, whose product MKTEDDIDALKARISRLEDNRRYIQNALEMVLSFEDFFAEIGGDHSGLDTLLPEAKRRIDAIFPFEMLAFYMVDEQDASFRPAFFYPRDCGDTIRQEVDAMVEKGYFAWAIRERRGVIISSRDHSRQYLLHVIAYHDQIKGMFGGLLPVGQTTLPDTAMTLLSIILLHVANAAESIAYTNLLKNQSLLLEHQVAERTLALTQSQQELEQAIERANALAEEAQAASRAKGDFLAKMSHELRTPLNGIIGMTEVALSTPLDANQRQLVEIIGRESFSLLRQINDVLDFSKIESGKLELEKIDFDLRRLMEEVGESFIFQTSEKGVELNVFIDPSVPTALVGDPVRLRQILLNLSGNAVKFTQTGEIVIEAVLDHRTDDGVCMRFIIRDTGVGIAQENVARIFSSFTQADNTTTRQYGGTGLGTTISKQLVELMGGEIGVESQPGEGSTFWFKVAFPIQSGSLFPTPEAAPLPSPLKILIVDSHATTSRIIATYLDHLGVSTEIAADAGQALARLSETDMPEGAIDAIITAARLPDMDGLAFKERVRQIPGFGHIAMIVVTGLKELVAGRDARSLGFDNSFSKPIKFAELKRVVADLTGAPAAAEPQTVSPGASTKSQTPVRDGHILVVDDYLVNQQVAFMHLTAAGFRVDLAENGRQAVEACARNRYDLVLMDVQMPILNGFDATAKIRQRERGKDSRERTPIIALTANAMKGDEQKCLDAGMDGYLIKPVHRHQLIKTADHWIGLKPRSGRRQSVPDDKPSTPTPPAAVVMDTVVAVDEFGDAETVKMVARQLIDNVTGQLETIRQAMAREDRECIRQESHAIKGGAATMEARALSTAAAHLEKISPSGTPAEIDAGFGDLENRFNQFREFLSQWKGS is encoded by the coding sequence ATGAAAACCGAAGACGACATCGATGCCTTGAAAGCTCGGATTTCCCGTTTGGAGGACAACCGGCGGTATATTCAAAATGCCCTGGAGATGGTGCTCTCCTTCGAGGATTTTTTTGCCGAAATCGGCGGTGACCACTCCGGCCTCGATACCCTTCTCCCCGAGGCCAAACGCCGCATCGACGCTATTTTTCCTTTTGAGATGCTGGCCTTTTACATGGTCGACGAACAGGACGCCTCTTTCCGGCCGGCATTCTTCTACCCCCGGGATTGTGGTGATACCATCCGGCAGGAGGTCGACGCGATGGTGGAAAAAGGCTATTTTGCCTGGGCCATCCGTGAACGCCGGGGGGTGATTATTTCCTCAAGGGATCATTCGCGCCAGTATCTGCTGCATGTGATTGCCTATCACGACCAGATCAAGGGAATGTTCGGCGGGCTGCTGCCGGTCGGCCAGACGACTCTGCCCGATACGGCCATGACCCTGCTTTCGATTATTTTGCTGCATGTGGCCAATGCGGCGGAGAGCATTGCCTATACCAATCTGTTAAAAAACCAGAGCCTCCTGCTTGAGCACCAGGTGGCCGAGCGCACCCTCGCCCTGACACAGTCCCAGCAGGAGCTGGAGCAGGCCATCGAGCGGGCCAATGCCCTGGCCGAGGAAGCTCAGGCGGCCAGTCGGGCCAAGGGGGATTTTCTGGCCAAAATGAGTCATGAGCTGCGCACACCGCTCAACGGTATTATCGGCATGACCGAAGTGGCCCTGTCCACCCCACTGGATGCCAATCAGCGCCAACTTGTCGAAATCATCGGGCGTGAATCCTTTTCCTTGCTGCGGCAGATCAACGATGTGCTCGATTTTTCGAAGATCGAATCCGGCAAGTTAGAGTTGGAGAAGATCGATTTCGACCTACGCCGTTTGATGGAGGAGGTCGGAGAGAGTTTTATTTTTCAGACCTCCGAAAAAGGAGTCGAACTGAATGTCTTCATCGACCCGTCGGTGCCCACGGCCCTGGTGGGGGATCCGGTACGGCTGCGTCAGATTTTGCTGAACCTGTCGGGAAATGCGGTCAAGTTCACCCAAACCGGGGAGATCGTCATTGAAGCCGTCCTGGATCACCGAACCGATGATGGGGTGTGCATGCGGTTTATCATCCGGGATACTGGGGTCGGTATCGCCCAGGAAAATGTGGCGCGAATATTTTCCAGTTTCACCCAGGCGGACAACACGACCACCCGGCAATATGGCGGTACGGGGCTGGGGACCACCATCAGCAAACAATTGGTCGAGTTGATGGGCGGTGAAATCGGTGTTGAGAGCCAGCCGGGCGAAGGCAGCACCTTCTGGTTCAAGGTGGCTTTTCCGATCCAGTCGGGCAGCCTTTTTCCAACGCCTGAGGCAGCGCCTCTGCCCTCACCGCTGAAGATCCTGATCGTGGACAGCCATGCCACCACCAGCAGGATTATTGCCACCTATTTAGACCACCTGGGGGTATCCACCGAAATCGCCGCTGATGCTGGGCAGGCCCTGGCCCGGCTGTCTGAAACCGATATGCCGGAGGGGGCGATTGATGCTATTATCACCGCTGCCCGCCTGCCCGACATGGACGGCCTCGCTTTTAAGGAACGGGTGCGGCAGATTCCCGGGTTCGGCCACATCGCCATGATTGTGGTGACCGGGCTCAAGGAGTTGGTGGCGGGCAGAGACGCACGATCACTGGGATTTGACAACTCTTTTTCCAAGCCGATCAAGTTTGCCGAATTAAAACGAGTGGTGGCGGATCTGACCGGTGCGCCGGCGGCCGCAGAGCCGCAAACGGTATCACCCGGCGCATCTACCAAATCGCAGACACCCGTCCGTGACGGCCATATTCTGGTGGTCGACGACTATCTGGTCAATCAGCAGGTGGCCTTCATGCATCTGACCGCCGCCGGCTTCCGCGTGGATCTGGCCGAAAATGGCCGGCAGGCTGTGGAGGCGTGCGCGCGCAATCGTTACGACCTGGTGTTGATGGATGTCCAGATGCCGATTTTGAACGGTTTTGATGCCACTGCCAAAATCCGCCAACGGGAGCGTGGCAAGGACTCCCGGGAGCGAACCCCCATCATCGCTCTGACTGCCAATGCCATGAAAGGCGATGAGCAGAAATGCCTGGATGCCGGCATGGACGGCTATCTGATCAAGCCCGTGCACCGGCATCAGCTGATCAAAACTGCGGACCACTGGATTGGATTGAAACCGCGGTCCGGTCGCCGCCAATCGGTGCCGGACGACAAACCATCAACACCGACACCCCCGGCGGCTGTGGTCATGGACACGGTCGTTGCCGTGGACGAGTTCGGTGATGCCGAGACCGTGAAGATGGTGGCCCGGCAACTGATCGATAATGTTACCGGGCAACTCGAGACCATCCGGCAGGCCATGGCACGGGAGGATCGGGAGTGCATCCGCCAGGAGTCCCATGCCATCAAAGGCGGTGCCGCCACCATGGAGGCGCGGGCCCTCTCCACTGCTGCCGCGCATCTGGAGAAAATCAGTCCATCCGGAACGCCGGCGGAGATTGACGCCGGTTTCGGCGACCTGGAAAATCGGTTTAACCAATTCAGGGAGTTTCTCTCCCAATGGAAAGGATCGTGA
- a CDS encoding MlaD family protein encodes METQYTRAEKSVGIFVVCIALLLLTTVVMLGRGKDWFAEEVVFYTVFKESYNLQANAAVKLFKADIGKVKRISLGEDNVKVQLAILSRYASRIREGSVAVVDSPTLIGSEFISIAPGPPTAAKIPPDGTIPSIEKKSISDILKEFEVEKTAMLMVQMIKQIAGLVSILKDPQGPLLTTLSNLEKTSAHLAQITGGIQDGRGTLGSLVASRELVAGVLSNLEKIHAVLSDLQTASSRGPAIMEQVGGNLATIQTAGNGVVENVQALKGLLEDVRQSVATTQVTLENLKKGSLDIPRVTATARDGIREIREGVANIDRVVKSLQRNIIIRSNLPEGPTSMDTDAGLRP; translated from the coding sequence ATGGAAACTCAATACACCCGGGCGGAAAAGAGCGTCGGTATCTTTGTGGTTTGTATTGCGCTTCTGCTGCTTACCACAGTGGTCATGCTCGGCCGGGGAAAAGACTGGTTTGCCGAAGAGGTTGTTTTTTACACTGTTTTCAAAGAGAGTTATAACCTTCAGGCAAACGCGGCCGTCAAGCTCTTCAAGGCCGATATCGGCAAGGTCAAGCGGATATCGCTGGGAGAGGACAACGTCAAGGTCCAACTGGCCATCCTATCCCGCTATGCTTCACGGATCCGTGAAGGCTCCGTAGCCGTGGTGGACAGTCCCACGCTGATCGGATCGGAATTTATTTCCATTGCTCCCGGTCCTCCCACCGCCGCGAAAATTCCCCCCGACGGTACGATCCCGTCCATAGAAAAGAAATCCATTTCGGACATTCTCAAAGAGTTCGAAGTCGAAAAAACAGCCATGCTGATGGTGCAGATGATCAAACAAATCGCCGGGCTGGTCTCCATCCTGAAAGATCCCCAGGGTCCATTGCTGACGACCCTGTCCAACCTGGAAAAAACATCGGCGCACTTGGCGCAGATCACCGGCGGTATCCAAGATGGGCGGGGGACGCTGGGATCACTGGTGGCCTCCCGTGAACTGGTGGCGGGGGTCCTGTCGAATCTGGAGAAGATCCATGCGGTGTTAAGCGATCTGCAGACAGCCTCATCCAGAGGCCCGGCGATCATGGAACAGGTTGGCGGCAATCTGGCCACGATTCAGACGGCCGGCAACGGGGTGGTGGAAAATGTGCAAGCCCTCAAGGGACTTCTTGAAGATGTCCGCCAGTCCGTGGCCACGACCCAGGTCACCCTGGAGAACCTCAAAAAGGGTAGTCTGGATATTCCCCGGGTCACCGCCACGGCCCGGGATGGCATCCGCGAGATCCGCGAGGGGGTGGCAAATATCGATCGGGTGGTCAAGAGCCTGCAGCGCAATATCATCATCCGTTCCAATTTGCCCGAGGGACCGACCTCCATGGATACGGATGCCGGCCTGCGTCCCTGA
- a CDS encoding HDOD domain-containing protein produces the protein MAYIPTRQLKPGMILSEDVADVNGRLLLAKGQAIGANHLTVFKMWGVPEVAVDQDENVPADPAPALDPAVMRRVAEGLQPAFADNDLTHPAVAEIFRQAILHRCRKGTVQRTAAADRPVKVVSSPTSDGTARRRSLRTRDIQLPEIPTLIFRLNDTIADPFSSADDIAQVISKSPGLSALLLKIVNSAFYGFPSRIDSIARAVAIIGSKEVSALAVGITTLEVFKDIPKTVFDMQAFTHHSLACGVLARILAASGSIRNTEQMFVSGLLHDIGRLVIFRYFSKEAAQMLASPTGGSLYDQEKRALGFRHTDIAVDLFEKWKFPVALTQNVIFHHRPVSAQDPVKAAIVHLADMIAHSLGEGKSGEWRIPVLDIAAWEKLRLSPRALATMIPQALHHLGFLMTIFP, from the coding sequence ATGGCTTATATTCCGACGCGGCAGCTCAAACCGGGAATGATTCTGTCCGAGGATGTCGCCGATGTCAACGGCCGGCTGCTGCTTGCCAAGGGCCAGGCCATCGGTGCCAACCACCTGACGGTGTTTAAAATGTGGGGCGTACCCGAAGTGGCGGTCGACCAGGATGAAAATGTTCCGGCCGATCCGGCGCCTGCCCTGGACCCGGCCGTCATGCGCCGGGTGGCCGAAGGGTTGCAACCCGCTTTCGCGGACAACGATCTTACCCATCCGGCAGTGGCCGAAATTTTTCGTCAAGCCATACTGCACCGTTGCCGCAAAGGGACCGTCCAGCGAACGGCCGCCGCCGACCGGCCGGTAAAGGTCGTTTCGTCTCCCACGAGCGACGGTACCGCGCGGCGCAGGTCCCTGCGAACGCGCGATATCCAGCTGCCCGAGATTCCGACCCTCATTTTCAGGCTCAACGATACCATTGCCGACCCCTTTTCCTCGGCGGATGACATCGCCCAGGTGATCTCCAAAAGTCCGGGCCTCTCCGCACTGCTGCTTAAAATCGTCAACAGCGCCTTTTACGGCTTCCCTTCGCGTATCGACAGTATCGCCCGGGCGGTGGCCATCATCGGCTCCAAGGAGGTCTCCGCCCTGGCCGTGGGCATCACCACCCTGGAGGTGTTCAAAGATATCCCCAAAACGGTCTTCGACATGCAGGCCTTTACCCACCACAGCCTGGCTTGTGGGGTGCTGGCCCGCATCTTGGCGGCCAGCGGCAGTATCCGCAACACCGAGCAGATGTTTGTTTCCGGGCTGCTTCACGATATCGGTCGCCTGGTTATTTTCCGCTATTTTTCGAAAGAGGCGGCCCAGATGCTTGCATCGCCCACCGGCGGTTCGCTCTACGACCAGGAAAAACGGGCGCTGGGATTCCGGCATACCGACATTGCCGTCGATCTTTTCGAAAAGTGGAAATTTCCCGTCGCCCTGACCCAGAATGTGATTTTTCATCACCGTCCGGTTTCGGCCCAGGATCCGGTCAAGGCCGCCATCGTTCATCTGGCGGACATGATCGCCCACAGCCTGGGAGAGGGCAAAAGCGGTGAGTGGCGGATTCCGGTTCTAGATATTGCCGCCTGGGAAAAACTGCGCCTATCGCCCCGTGCCCTGGCTACGATGATCCCCCAGGCCCTCCATCATCTGGGATTCCTGATGACGATTTTCCCATAG